The DNA region taattcCTCCATGCACAAAATGAGAATAATTGATATTGAatagaagttgtacaagacattggtaaggccacacttggaatactgtgtgcaattctggtcaccctattatagaaatgattttaactagaaagagtgcagaaaagattttctaggatgctaccgggacttgatggtttgagttataaggagaggctggatagactgggacttttttccctgcagcgcaggagactgaggggtgatcttatagaggtctataaaataatgaggggcacagatcagctagatagtcaatatcttttcccaaaggtaggggagtctaaaactagagggcataggtttaaggtgagaggggagagatacagaagtgtccagaggggcaattttttcacacagagggtggtgagtgtctggaacgagctgccagaggtagtagtagaggcgggtacaattctgtcttttaaaaagcatttagacagttacatgggtacgatgggtatcgagggatgtttgatttgatttattgtcacatgtattgggatatagtgaaaagtattgtttcttgcatgctatacaaagcataccgttcatagagaaggaaaggacagggtgcagaatgtagtgttacagtcatagctagggtgtagagaaagatcaacttaatgcaaggtaagtccattcaaaagtctgacagcagcagcagggaagaagctgttcttgagtcggtcggtgcgtgacctcaaacttttgtatctttttcccgacggaagaaggtggaagagagaatgtccggggtgcgtgggatccttgattatgctggctgcttttccgaggcagcgggaagtgtagacagagccaatggatgggaggctggtctgcgtgatggattgggctacattcacaaccttttgtagttccttgcggtcttgggcagagcaggagcccataccaagctgtgatacaaccagaaagaatgctttctatggtgcatctgtaaaagttggtgagagttgtagctgacatgccaaatttccttagtctcctgagaaagtagaggcgttggtggggctttcttaactatagtgtcggcatgggggggaccaggacaggttgttggtgatctggacacctaaaaacttggaagctctcgaccatttctacttcgtccccgttgatgtagacaggggcatgttctcctttacgcttcctgaagtcgatgacaatctccttcattttgttgacattgagggagagattattgttgccgcaccagttcaccagattctctatctcattcctgttctctgtctcgtcattgtttgagatccgacccactacggtggtgtcgtcagcaaacttgaaaatcgaattggtggggaattttgccgcacagtcataggtgtataaggaatatagtagggggctgagaacacagccttgtggggcaccggtgttgaggatgatcgtggaggtggtgttgttgccgacccttactgattgtggtttgagttaggaagttcaggatccagtcacagtgggaggtgccaagccccaggccacggagtttggagatgagtctcgtaggaataatggtgttgaaggctgagctgtagtcaataaatagggagtctgacatcggtgtccttgttatccaggtgttccaggattgagtgcagagccagggaaatggtgtctgctgtggacctgttgcggaagtcggcaaactgtagtggatccaggttgtccgggaggctggagttgattcgtgccgtgactaaccttttgaaacacttcataatgatggatgtcagagccaccggccgatcgtcattaaggcacgctgcttggtttttcttaggtaccgggatgatggtcgtcttcttgaagcagatagggacctcagattgttgtaaagagaggttgaagatgtctgtgaatacccccgccagctgatctgtgcaggatCCGAGTGCTCGTCCGGatatcccatccgggccagtcgctttccgtggggtgaccttcaagaaagctgctctgacatctgcaatggtgacctcagatacaggttcatccaaggcttccagggtggagggcatgctctcactgacctcttgttcaaaacgggcatagaatgcattgagctcatcagggaggggtgtgttggagccggcgattttacatgccttcatcttgtagactGTTATGTCTTGCGGACATTGCCATAGTCAGCAGGAGTCCGTGTGGctggcctgggactctagcttggtctagtgctgtcttttggcatttttgatggatctccttggatcgtatctggctttcttgtatcggtcagtgtcgcctgacttgaacgcctcagaactggacttcagcaagcagtgggtatccctgttcatccatgatttccgaatggggaacacacggatttgcttctttggcacacagtcttctccacacttactgatgaagtcagttactgtagtggcgtactcgttcaggctggtcgcagagtttttaaatactgaccagtccactgactccaagcagccccgtaggagatcacccgattcctcagaccaacattgcacaactttatgctccagatatccactccatctgacgaaggagcagcgctccgaaagctaatggcatttgctaccaaataaacctgttggactttaacctggtgttgttaaaactcttactgtgtttaccccagtccaatgccggcatctccacatcatgagcagaaagttgccagtgttgctacgtctggacaccacaaggtgttgattaggaagcagaccctacctcccctagccttgcctgaggccgctgtgtggaccattcgatggattgagaagccctctggttgtccggtgaagcaggagtgagccgcgtctccgtgaaacagagcacacagcactccctcagttctctttggaaagtgagtctggctctaagtttgtccagcttgttttccagagattggacatttgcagtaagctggggaggggggccttgggaCCACCTTGTTTCAATCTCACCTGCAGACCTGCACGTTTCCCACGCTTCCTGGAGTGATATGggccgaacgcgggcaattgggacgatcgcaatggtaaaaactgggcggcacagacaagttgggctgaaggacctgtttccatgctttaaacctctgactctaaaaaTAATCATTTTAATTCCACCACACACACGGAGGACAAAGTTGATTTAAAAAAGCTTTTGATCCCAATGAAGATAAGATTGATAATAAAAATACTTTTAatttaccccacacacacaatgaggataaaattgattttaaaatacttttaattTACCACACACACACGAGGATAGAATTGTCTGTAtcgcgcgtaagaaacaatatttttcagtgtactgatacatgtgacaataataaatcaaatcaaaattgataTAAATAATACTGTTAACCCTCCCCGCACACACAATGAGGATAAAATAATATATTTTTAATCCTCCCAATGAGGGTAACATTGATGAAAATAATACATTTAAAGAGTGGAGAAGGGATAGAGGCAGATTCGCCCCCGCCCCGGGCAGAGGGGGATATTGGAGGCAGATTTGCCCCCACCCCGGGCAGAGGGGGATATTGGAGGCAGATTCGCCCCCACTCCAGGCAGGGGGGGGATATTGGAGGCAGATTCGCCCCCACCCCGGGCAGAGGGGGGGATATTGGAGGCAGATTCGCCCCCACCCCGGGCAGGGGGGGATCTTGGAGGCAGATTCGCCCCCACTCCAGGCAGGGGGGGATATTGGAGGCAGATTTGCCCCCACCCCGGGCAGGGGGGGATCTTGGAGGCAGATTCGCCCCCACTCCAGGCAGGGGGGGGATATTGGAGGCAGATTCGCCCCCACTCCAGGCAGGGGGGGATATTGGAGGCAGATTCGCCCCCGCCCCGGGCAGAGGGGGGGATATTGGAGGCAGATTCGCCCCCACTCCAGGCAGGGGGGGATATGGTCAGTCTGGGCTGTCGCTGTGGGGGGGGTTTATTGGTGAAGCTGCAGCTTCTCCCTCagcgtgcggcacggtggcacagtgggttagcgctgctgcctcacagcgccagggacccgggttcgattcccggctcgggtcactgtctgtgcggagtctgcacgtcctccccgtgtctgcgtgggtttcctcccacagtctgaaagacgtgcaggttagggtgcattggccgtgctaaactctccctcagtgttacccaaacaggagtgtggagactgggggattctcacagtaacttcattgcagtgttaatgtgacactaacaaaCAGACTCACCTCCCGGGAGCTGCTGCCTCCGCCTCTGCcggatggatggagggagatgAATGGATGCGATGGggctgagggtgggtggggggttgttCCCACTCTCTCCCGCTGCCGATCAGCCGCTTTCTGCCGCTCTCCCCGGACTATGGCGGGCTTTCTctgccctctccccgtccccgccGCCGCTCGGGCCGCGCTCACAAGATGGCGGCCAAGCGCCGCCGAGCTTCTTCCCCGGAGCTGCCTCGCGCCCGCCTCCCATTGGCTCAGCCCCGCTCCGGCTCCCCATTGGCTCAGCCCCCCGCCCGCTCCCGCCTCCCATTGGCTCAGCCCCGCTCCGGTTCCCCATTGGCTCAGCCCCGCGCCCGCTCCCGCCTCCCATTGGCTCAGCCCCGCGCACGCTCCTGCTCCCCATTGGCTGAGCGCAGAGCTCTCCGGCGATTGGCTGAGCCCCGCGCCCGCCtcccattaagaagtctcacaactcacaGGTCCAACCCCGCCTCCCATTGGCAGAGCCTTGCCATTCACCTATTGGCGTTTCTCCGCCCCCTACTCAATATGCAGAAATAGACCCCGCCCCTACTCAATATGCAGGAATAGACCCCTCCCCTACTCAATATGCAGGAATGGACCCCGCCCCTACTCAATATGcaggaatagaccccgcccctACTCAATATGCAGGAATAGACCCCTCCCCTACTCAATATGCAGGAATGGACCCCGCCCCTACTCAATATGCAGGAATCGATCCTACTCctcaatatcatagaaatcatagaaaccctacagtgcagaaggaggccattcggcccatcgagtctgcaccgaccacaatcccacccaggccctacccccacatattttacccgctaatccctctaacctacgcatcccaggactctaaggggcaatttttaacctggccaatcaacctaacccgcacatctttggactgtgggaggaaaccggagcacccggaggaaacccatgcagacacgaggagaatgtgcaaactccacacagacagtgacccaagccgggaatcgaacccaggtccctggagctgtgaagcagcagtgctaaccactgtgctaccgtgccgacccctACTCAATACGCAGAAATAGACCCCGCCCCGACTCAATATGCAGGAATAGATCCCTACCCTACTCAATATGcaggaatagaccccgccccctacTCAATATGCAGAAATAGACCCACCCGCTACTCAATATGCAGGAATAGACCCACCCCCTACTCAATATGCAGAAATAGACCCACCCGCTACTCAATATGCAGGAATAGACCCACCCCCTACTCAATATGCAGAAATCAACCCTGCCCCTACTCAATATGCAGAAATAGACCCCGCTCCTACTCAATATGcaggaatagaccccgccccgACTCAATATGCAGGAATAGACCCTGCCCCTACTCAATATGCAGGAATAGACCCCACCCCTACTCAATATGcaggaatagaccccgcccctACTCAATATGCAGGAATAGACCCTGCCCCTACTCAATATGCAGGAATAGACCCCACCCCTACTCAATATGCaggaatagaccccaccccctaCACCATACGCAGAAATAGACCCCGCCCCTACTCAATATGCAGGTATAGACCCCGCCCCCTACTCAATATGCAGGAACAGGCTCAGCTTTGGTAATGTTCTCCTCGAACTAGGCAGAATCAGCAGGATAACACATTGCATGTGTGTCGTCAGGGCCATTCAGAAAGGTCATTTTTTCTCTGTCCCCTTTCTTATTCATTGGCCTTAGCTCCTCCTCTGTCAAGCAGTCCTCCtcttcaccagcctcccatccattgactctgtctacacttcccgctgcctcgggaaaagcagcagcataattaaggaccccccacgcaccccggacattctctcttccaccttcttccgtcggaaaaaagatacaaaagtctgaggtcacgcaccgaccgactcaagaacagcttcttccctgctgctgtcggacttttgaatgaacctaccttgcattaagttgatctttctcgacaccttagctatgactgtaacactacattctgcacccgctcctttccttctctatgaacagtatgccttgtctgtatagcacgcaagaaacaatacttttcactgtatgttaatacatgtgacaataataaatcagatcaaaccagctcctgcagcttacagcttcagctCTGTCATTGGGGGCACAGTAGACCGATACTTCCACTCCTCAATCTCTTTTTTGAGACCACACATGTTGATTCATCTACTTTTTTCTTCAGGTCAGGTGAGCTTCAAAGAACACCTTGAAGTCTCCAACCCGACTAGTAACAACACACAACAGATTGTGTTCCTGGGTGTCAGAACCCATTTCAACCTGGCTTCAAGAGATCACTGTGGCAATTACACTGCTGCAAAAACCACTGTAAGTTACTTGAACACCAGTTGTGCACGGTACAATTTCACTGGATATCCACATCTGTCCAGACTGAATGGATTCTTTATgccaactttgacaaagggtcatctggactcgaaacgtcagctcttttctctcctcacagatgccgccagacccgctgagattttccaacgttttctcttttggtctttatgtcAACAGTTCATTTTAGTTGATGGTACAATTTTGCCAAACAGTCTTACTTCATGCTGTTGTCCTTCCCTTTGATGCACAGTAGACCGATACTTCCACTCCTCAATCTCTTTTTTGAGATCACACATGTTGATTCATCTACACTTTCCTTCATGTAGATGGATGAGCAGTTTTTGACcatcctgaacaaagaacaatacagcacaggaaacaggcccttcggccctccaagcccgcgccgctcatgtgcccaactagaccattcgtttgtatccctctattcccagtctgttcatgtggttatttagataagtcttaaacgatcccagtgtgtccgcctcaatcaccttgcttggcagtgcattccaggcccccaccaccctctgtgtaaaatacgtccccctgacatctgtgttgaaccttgcccccctcactttgaacccgtgaccccttgtgttcgtcaccaccgacctgggaaaaagcttcccactgttcaccctatctatgcccttcataattttatacacctcttttAGGTCGCCCcttatcctccatctttccagggagaacaaccccagtttacccaatctctcctcatagctaagggtttttttaaaaaaagggcggcatggacaagttgggccgaagggcctgtttccatgctgtaaacctctctgactctatttcTTATCcacttcctgtttcatcacacactgtgccacttttaaatgttgtccatCCAACTCATCTGCCCTTTTCAACCTTTCCCTAAAATTTGACAcgtagttg from Mustelus asterias unplaced genomic scaffold, sMusAst1.hap1.1 HAP1_SCAFFOLD_3099, whole genome shotgun sequence includes:
- the LOC144490273 gene encoding uncharacterized protein LOC144490273, which translates into the protein MCDLKKEIEEWKYRSTVHQREGQQHEAGAGLSQSPESSALSQWGAGACAGLSQWEAGAGAGLSQWGTGAGLSQWEAGAGGGLSQWGAGAGLSQWEAGARQLRGRSSAALGRHLVSAARAAAGTGRGQRKPAIVRGERQKAADRQRERVGTTPHPPSAPSHPFISLHPSGRGGGSSSREEELQERLRQLLDIWIFLAVCALPGNWRWNTTNVQVGVSEWVATAVTAVKRSSQSHGITTTETWITDPMIGNMNVTGVMSTGSRSTGATNSLRNTERTATVIKAMRMQRSPSASRAMVTTGTRTTGVSLARRKPARSSCSECCLSPPARTISECSCNMPDTSLGKYVS